Part of the Deltaproteobacteria bacterium genome, CGCAGCGCGCCGCAGATTCCTAAGTTGAGCGAATTGCCCGAGCTGAAAAACGCGGCGATGGCGGTTTCAGCGCAAAAGCCCATCCCGGAAAAAATCTTTGCGCAAAAAGACTCAGCCTATATTTTTGCTTTCAAAGATCGTCAGGCGGCGGACATGGAGCAGTTCGAAAAAACCAAAGATGCGCTCACGAAGCAGGCCGAAGCCGAGGCGCGCCAGAAGGTCATTCAGAAATTTACCGAAGCGCTGAAGACCAAAGGCAAGATTCAAATTCACAGCGAAGCGCTTGGCGAAGGTTAGCATGCAGATTGTTTTGGTGCGCCATGGCGCCACCGACTGGAATCTGGAGCACCGCTGCCAAGGTTCGAGCGACCGTGAGCTGAGCGAAGTAGGCGTGCTGCAGGCCGAGCAGATCGGCAGTATGCTGCGCCACGAGAGCGTGCAAGCCATTTACTCCAGTAACCTGCGGCGCGCGCGCCAGACCGCTCAACTGATTAGCCGGCATCACAATCTCCCCGTGTTGACCGAAGCGGACGTGCGTGAGCTCGATCACGGCGAGCTCGAAGGCCTCACTTTTAATCAGATCAAAGACAAGTACGGCGATTTTCTCACGCGCTGGCGCAGTGAGCCGGCCGATCTGCAGGTGCCGGGCGGTGAAAAGCTCGCAGACGTCGCGGCACGCGCCTGGAAAGGTTTAAATCAAATCGTCGAGCGCCACCCAGAAGCCAAAAATATTTTCGTGGTAAGCCACAGTTTTCCGATCGTCAGTATCGTCTGCCGCATCACCGGCACCCATCTCAACAGCTACCGAACGTTTCATTTAGAGCCGTGCAGTTTGACACGTCTGCGCTTTGACAACGGCAACGGCTGGCGGGTGACCCACGTCAACAATCAGGAGTATTCGGCGGATACTTGGGTGCCGGCACAGCGGGAGAGTAAGTAGCCGCAGTTCACGCAGTTTAGCGGTTCAAACTTCCAGTTCAGATCCTTTTGCAAACCAGCCCACCGCAAAAAAATAGCAGCGCTAGGAGCAGATAGGCGAGGAAAAACTCCGGCGCCGCCATCCAACCAAAGCGGCTGACGATACCGCCCGCTGTTAGTTCGTATGCATGTATGATTCCGGTCGCTGACAGTAGTGCGGCGACAATCGACCAGGCGGCGGCTTTTGCGAATTGACGCTCGATTAGAGCCACGCCGATGGCGGCGAGAATCATCGAGGTAAAAATAAAGCCGCGCTCCAGCGAGATCATGCCGTGGATCGCGACGCTCTCACGTGCGAACGGTGCAAGCCCAACTTGGAAGAGTGATTTGCCAGCCGCGCGTAATCCGGTCTCTAACATCAGCAAACCCCAGCCCGCCAACGCCGGCACGATTCCCAGCGCCACCGCCGGGGCGTGCTCTTTCGGTGTTTCCTGAAACGCTT contains:
- a CDS encoding histidine phosphatase family protein; this translates as MQIVLVRHGATDWNLEHRCQGSSDRELSEVGVLQAEQIGSMLRHESVQAIYSSNLRRARQTAQLISRHHNLPVLTEADVRELDHGELEGLTFNQIKDKYGDFLTRWRSEPADLQVPGGEKLADVAARAWKGLNQIVERHPEAKNIFVVSHSFPIVSIVCRITGTHLNSYRTFHLEPCSLTRLRFDNGNGWRVTHVNNQEYSADTWVPAQRESK